Genomic window (Zingiber officinale cultivar Zhangliang chromosome 2B, Zo_v1.1, whole genome shotgun sequence):
CCATAATTACAATTATGTCCATGGAAGGCCGGAGTAACGGCAGCAGCCCCGGCGATGCGGCGGCCGGGCCGGCGGCTGTCCGCTCCCGGTGGACCCCGAAACCGGAACAGATCCTCATCCTGGAGTCCATCTTCAACAGCGGGACGGTGAACCCGCCCAAAAACGAGACCGTCCGCATCCGCAAGCTGCTCGAGAAGTTCGGCGCCGTCAGCGACGCCAACGTCTTCTACTGGTTCCAGAACCGCCGCTCCCGCTCCCGCCGCCGCCAGCGGGAGCTGCAGGCCGCCTCAGCCCTCGCCTCATCCTCACCGCCTTACTCCTCCTCCACTGCACGTTCCTCTTCCGCCTCgccgtcctcctcctcctcctcctcctggcCGGCAGCCGACGAGGACCTCTTGTCGATCTCTCACCGGATGGGAGGGTTCATGGAAGGCAATTATTCCATCTTCAACTACACGAAGCAACCCGATCAGTATAGCCCAATTAAAGAATCGATCGACAACACGATCACGGTGTTCATCAACGGGATGCGATGGGAAGCGCCGAGAGGGCCTTTAGACATGAGAGCCATGTTCGGCCAAAGCGCGGTGCTGGTGCATTCCTCTGGACAGCTGCTGCCTGTCGATGAACATGGAATTCTGCTGCAGAGCCTGCAGATGGGCGAGAGCTACTTCCTGGTAAGATCACTACTACTGTAGTCTGTAGACGTCTTCGATCGATGAATAAACTAATTCTGTTATAGCTTGTGCACCCGGAGGCTGGAGCATGTGTCTAGGCGCAGAAGGGATAATAGATTTGTACATTAATTTGTTCTCCAAATTGTCTTCTTACGCTTGTTTTTGATGGAGCGGTACGTACTGATCTATTGCTAAACATTAAAATCCACATCAATTTTcttattactatatctaaaatttaaaataaatcattcactttattaaatttagacaatcattttttactacacactacatcaactactctaaaatttccatcatccttaattttttattatattattttaattttaggataatgatttcattccctaaatttagagagtcact
Coding sequences:
- the LOC122049006 gene encoding WUSCHEL-related homeobox 11-like codes for the protein MSMEGRSNGSSPGDAAAGPAAVRSRWTPKPEQILILESIFNSGTVNPPKNETVRIRKLLEKFGAVSDANVFYWFQNRRSRSRRRQRELQAASALASSSPPYSSSTARSSSASPSSSSSSSWPAADEDLLSISHRMGGFMEGNYSIFNYTKQPDQYSPIKESIDNTITVFINGMRWEAPRGPLDMRAMFGQSAVLVHSSGQLLPVDEHGILLQSLQMGESYFLLVHPEAGACV